The Pan paniscus chromosome 1, NHGRI_mPanPan1-v2.0_pri, whole genome shotgun sequence genome has a segment encoding these proteins:
- the CTBS gene encoding di-N-acetylchitobiase isoform X2: MNGVIHKPEDLVETSVLTHHIPVFVFDVGQKTWKSYDWSQITTVATFGKYDSELMCYAHSKGARVVLKGDVSLKDIIDPAFRASWIAQKLNLAKTQYMDGINIDIEQEVNCLSPEYDALTALVKETTDSFHREIEGSQVTFDVAWSPNNIDRRCYNYTGIADACDFLFVMSYDEQSQIWSECIAAANAPYNQTLTGYNDYIKMSINPKKLVMGVPWYGYDYTCLNLSEDHVCTIAKVPFRGAPCSDAAGRQVPYKTIMKQINSSISGNLWDKDQQAPYYNYKDPAGHFHQVWYDNPQSISLKATYIQNYRLRGIGMWNANCLDYSGDAVAKQQTEEMWEVLKPKLLQR, translated from the exons GTCTTTGTGTTTGATGTTGGACAGAAAACTTGGAAATCTTATGACTGGTCACAGATTACAACTGTGGCAACATTTGGAAAATATGACTCAGAACTTATGTGCTACGCTCATTCAAAAGGAGCCAGAGTAGTACTTAAAG GAGATGTATCCTTAAAGGATATCATTGATCCTGCTTTCAGAGCATCCTGGATAGCTCAAAAACTTAATTTGGCCAAAACACAATATATGGATGGAATTAATATAGATATAGAGCAAGAAGTTAATTGTTTATCACCTGAATATGACGCATTAACTGCTTTAGTCAAAGAAACTACAGACTCTTTCCATCGTGAAATTGAGGGATCACAG GTAACCTTTGATGTAGCTTGGTCTCCAAACAACATAGACAGAAGATGCTATAATTATACTGGAATTGCAGATGCTTGTGACTTCCTCTTTGTGATGTCTTATGATGAACAAAGTCAGATCTGGTCAGAATGTATTGCAGCAGCCAATGCTCCCTATAATCAGACATTAACTG GATATAATGACTACATCAAGATGAGCATTAATCCTAAGAAACTTGTGATGGGTGTTCCTTGGTATGGTTATGATTATACCTGCCTGAATCTGTCTGAG GATCATGTTTGTACCATTGCAAAAGTCCCTTTCCGGGGGGCTCCTTGTAGTGACGCTGCAGGACGTCAGGTGCCCTACAAAACGATCATGAAGCAAATAAATAGTTCTATTTCTGGAAACCTATGGGATAAAGATCAGCAGGCTCCTTATTATAACTATAAA gaTCCTGCTGGCCACTTTCATCAAGTATGGTATGATAACCCTCAGAGTATTTCTTTAAAGGCAACATATATACAAAACTATCGCTTACGGGGCATTGGCATGTGGAATGCAAACTGTCTTGACTACTCTGGAGATGCTGTAGCCAAACAGCAAACTGAAGAAATGTGGGAAGTCTTAAAGCCAAAACTGTTACAGAGATGA